One genomic segment of Pseudorasbora parva isolate DD20220531a chromosome 6, ASM2467924v1, whole genome shotgun sequence includes these proteins:
- the gltpd2a gene encoding ceramide-1-phosphate transfer protein, producing the protein MGMRCRLRRCVMTTVTLSLLLFLSSLWLPPGTIQDCEQSWRPCLSVFTHPRAVARVAVTDAGVLGGNDIIRECAGQPFQVSRLHRHLSSALGPASDVLLHPYLLCWEELIKFMEALGPLVGFFTHKVEEKITLIRQLSLEESSIITTGEAQGVAPPPHHAYHSVRSMLEAELERGVVSFDRETPSGSRTLLRLHRSLLWLQLLLEKLVTEPEERSMGELCRESYLEVLAPHHPWLVQRAAELVFQVMPDRKVFLQLVCVRTQEEAEPEMRIIIEAIREIHQRTQRELEIRNMLDLP; encoded by the exons ATGGGAATGCGATGTCGCTTGCGGCGGTGTGTCATGACCACGGTCACGTTGAGTCTGCTGCTGTTTCTCAGCTCACTGTGGCTGC CTCCAGGAACCATTCAGGATTGTGAGCAGTCGTGGCGGCCTTGTCTGAGTGTGTTCACACACCCCAGAGCA GTGGCTCGGGTTGCTGTTACTGATGCTGGTGTGCTTGGAGGAAATGACATCATCAGAGAGTGTGCTGGACAGCCGTTCCAAGTGTCTCGCCTCCACCGGCATCTAAGCTCCGCCCTCGGCCCCGCCTCCGACGTGCTGCTGCACCCGTACCTGCTCTGCTGGGAGGAGCTGATCAA GTTCATGGAGGCTCTGGGCCCTCTGGTGGGCTTTTTCACTCATAAAGTTGAGGAGAAGATCACACTCATCCGACAGCTCTCACTGGAAGAATCTTCCATCATTACGACCGGAGAAGCTCAGGGCGTAGCTCCGCCCCCTCACCACGCCTACCACTCAGTGCGCTCCATGCTAGAGGCGGAGCTGGAAAGGGGTGTGGTTTCCTTTGACAGAGAAACGCCTTCTGGGAGTCGGACGTTGCTCCGCCTCCATCGCTCGTTGCTATGGTTACAGTTGCTACTGGAGAAGCTGGTGACGGAGCCTGAGGAGCGGAGCATGGGTGAATTGTGCCGTGAATCTTACCTGGAGGTTTTGGCGCCACATCATCCCTGGCTTGTGCAGCGCGCGGCCGAGCTGGTTTTTCAGGTGATGCCCGACCGCAAAGTCTTCCTCCAGCTGGTGTGTGTGAGAACGCAGGAAGAGGCGGAGCCTGAGATGCGCATCATCATCGAGGCGATCCGAGAAATTCACCAACGGACACAGAGAGAGCTGGAGATCAGAAACATGCTGGACCTGCCTTAA